In a single window of the Geotrypetes seraphini chromosome 11, aGeoSer1.1, whole genome shotgun sequence genome:
- the ATP1A3 gene encoding sodium/potassium-transporting ATPase subunit alpha-3 isoform X2, producing the protein MIILPLLLQEWKKVPAISLAYEAAESDIMKRQPRNPRTDKLVNERLISMAYGQIGMIQALGGFFAYFVILAENGFLPSHLVGIRLNWDDRTVNDLEDSYGQQWTYEQRKIVEFTCHTSFFVSIVVVQWADVIICKTRRNSVFQQGMKNKILIFGLFEETALAAFLSYCPGMDVALRMYPLKPSWWFCAFPYSFLIFIYDEIRKLILRRHPGGWVEKETYY; encoded by the exons ATGATAATTTTGCCTCTATTGTTACAGGAGTGGAAGAAG GTGCCTGCCATCTCCCTGGCTTATGAGGCAGCAGAAAGTGACATCATGAAGAGACAGCCACGTAACCCACGTACAGACAAGCTGGTGAATGAACGACTGATCAGCATGGCATATGGGCAGATTG GCATGATCCAGGCTCTTGGTGGCTTCTTCGCTTACTTTGTGATCCTTGCAGAAAATGGCTTCCTTCCTTCACACTTGGTTGGAATCCGGTTGAATTGGGATGACAGGACAGTCAATGATCTGGAAGACAGCTATGGACAACAGTGG ACCTATGAGCAACGAAAGATTGTGGAGTTTACCTGCCACACATCTTTCTTTGTCAGCATTGTGGTGGTGCAGTGGGCTGATGTGATCATCTGCAAAACCCGGAGGAACTCTGTCTTTCAGCAGGGAATGAA GAACAAGATCTTAATTTTTGGTCTGTTTGAGGAGACAGCACTAGCTGCTTTCTTGTCCTATTGCCCGGGGATGGACGTAGCCCTTCGAATGTACCCCCTCAA GCCCAGCTGGTGGTTCTGTGCCTTCCCTTACAGCTTCCTCATCTTCATCTATGATGAAATCCGTAAACTCATTCTCCGCAGGCATCCTGGAG gCTGGGTGGAAAAGGAAACCTATTACTAA